In Raphanus sativus cultivar WK10039 unplaced genomic scaffold, ASM80110v3 Scaffold2229, whole genome shotgun sequence, a single window of DNA contains:
- the LOC130505382 gene encoding glycine-rich protein 3 short isoform-like, whose product MKLKMHYIMLHLFLSLLIHTQIEAVGSLNQDSLQSVDLKRHQLIAETTSFPADFNRRQLAGGGGGGRGGGGGSRSSSSGGRNSGGGSRGGGSVGVTRPSMTNTQGGRVPSSGARLHYSVAIFFFLTCLVIMY is encoded by the coding sequence ATGAAACTCAAAATGCATTACATTATGCTTCATTTATTTCTCTCACTTCTAATTCATACGCAAATCGAAGCCGTTGGTTCACTTAACCAGGATTCCCTTCAATCTGTTGATCTAAAACGCCACCAATTAATCGCAGAAACGACATCATTTCCGGCAGATTTTAATCGAAGGCAACTTGCTGGAGGAGGCGGTGGCGGccgtggaggaggtggaggctCTCGTAGCAGTTCTTCAGGTGGCAGAAATAGTGGTGGGGGAAGTCGCGGAGGTGGCTCCGTCGGTGTCACTAGACCATCTATGACTAATACTCAAGGTGGAAGGGTTCCAAGCAGTGGTGCTCGCCTTCATTATTCTGTagcgatcttcttcttcttgacctGTTTGGTTATCATGTATTAG